A section of the Cryobacterium soli genome encodes:
- a CDS encoding alpha-galactosidase gives MIHHLRAAGTSLILDATGPGAPVIVHWGADLGELTDPELQTLAAASVPPVGPSSIDSPLRLSLLPTLHEGWSGRPGLGGFRPGAGHTDLALELVDVRARGANAVTVEMTDAAASVTVATELELTVQGVLRLRHTLTNTGHSGFELAGLDAILPVPDRAGEILDFTGLWSHERRPQRSTLGHGVWSRESRHGRPGHDDSYLTVAGTPGFGFRHGEVWAVHLAWSGDKRVWAERSALGYAVLGAGELLAPGELSLGAGESYTSPWTVAVYSDTGLDGLSARLHPWIRSWSTVRGPRPVLLNTWEAVYFDHDLETLGRLVDAAARVGVERFVLDDGWFSGRTDDQRALGDWFVDAAKWPEGLHPLVRRVTDAGLDFGLWVEPEMVNPDSDLARAHPDWLLGSAAAPTWRGQRVLDLGNPDAFAWLLERLTALLAEYPISYLKWDHNRDLLGGSAHRQTAALYRLIDAVRAAQPGLEIESCASGGARIDLGILERVDRVWTSDTNDPLERQQIQRYTSVLVPPEYLGGHLGAATAHTTGRTSALGFRLATALFGSAGIEWDLTQASPAELDQIAAWIAVYKERRALLHSGVVVHTDGSDPAIELHGVVAADASSAVFAQVALAAPRAALPAPIRFAGLDPERRYRVQALLVGPAPHAMQTVPPAWLAQGAAELVLTGAVLSRVGLPAPLLTPEQAALFTLDAV, from the coding sequence ATGATCCACCACCTCCGCGCCGCAGGCACCAGCCTCATCCTCGATGCCACCGGGCCGGGCGCCCCGGTGATCGTGCACTGGGGCGCCGACCTCGGCGAGCTGACCGACCCCGAATTGCAGACCCTGGCCGCGGCGAGCGTGCCGCCCGTGGGCCCCAGCTCGATCGACTCGCCGCTCCGGCTCTCCCTGCTGCCGACCCTGCACGAGGGCTGGAGCGGACGCCCCGGCCTCGGCGGGTTCCGCCCCGGGGCGGGACACACCGACCTGGCCCTCGAGCTCGTCGACGTGCGGGCGCGGGGCGCGAACGCGGTGACCGTCGAGATGACGGATGCTGCCGCATCCGTCACCGTCGCCACCGAACTCGAACTGACCGTGCAGGGCGTGCTGCGTCTGCGGCACACCCTCACGAACACCGGCCACAGCGGCTTCGAGCTCGCCGGCCTCGACGCCATCCTGCCGGTGCCCGACCGGGCGGGGGAGATCCTCGACTTCACCGGACTGTGGAGCCACGAACGCCGCCCGCAGCGCAGCACCCTCGGGCACGGCGTCTGGAGCCGGGAGTCCCGGCACGGCCGGCCCGGCCACGACGACTCGTACCTCACCGTGGCCGGCACGCCCGGTTTCGGGTTCCGGCACGGCGAGGTCTGGGCCGTGCACCTGGCCTGGAGCGGAGACAAGCGCGTCTGGGCCGAACGCAGCGCGCTCGGTTACGCCGTGCTCGGCGCCGGTGAACTGCTCGCGCCCGGCGAACTCAGCCTCGGCGCCGGCGAGAGCTACACCAGCCCGTGGACCGTGGCGGTGTACTCCGATACCGGCCTCGACGGGCTCAGCGCACGCCTGCACCCGTGGATCCGGTCCTGGTCGACCGTGCGCGGGCCGCGCCCGGTGCTGCTGAACACCTGGGAGGCCGTGTACTTCGACCACGACCTGGAGACCCTCGGCCGCCTCGTCGACGCCGCCGCCCGGGTGGGCGTGGAGCGCTTCGTGCTCGACGACGGCTGGTTCTCCGGCCGCACCGACGACCAGCGTGCGCTCGGTGACTGGTTCGTGGACGCCGCCAAGTGGCCGGAGGGCCTGCACCCGCTGGTGCGTCGTGTCACCGACGCGGGCCTCGACTTCGGTCTCTGGGTGGAACCCGAGATGGTCAACCCCGACTCCGACCTGGCCCGCGCGCACCCGGACTGGCTGCTCGGCTCCGCCGCCGCGCCCACCTGGCGCGGCCAGCGCGTGCTCGACCTCGGCAACCCCGACGCGTTCGCCTGGCTGCTAGAACGCCTCACCGCACTGCTCGCGGAATACCCGATCAGCTACCTCAAGTGGGACCACAACCGGGACCTGCTCGGCGGGTCAGCGCACCGGCAGACCGCCGCGCTGTACCGGCTGATCGACGCCGTGCGCGCCGCGCAGCCAGGCCTGGAGATCGAGTCCTGCGCCTCCGGCGGCGCACGCATCGACCTGGGCATCCTCGAGCGGGTGGACCGGGTCTGGACCAGCGACACCAACGACCCGCTGGAGCGCCAGCAGATCCAGCGCTACACGAGCGTGCTCGTGCCGCCGGAGTACCTGGGTGGCCACCTCGGCGCCGCGACCGCGCACACCACCGGTCGCACCTCCGCGCTGGGGTTCCGGCTGGCCACGGCGCTGTTCGGCAGCGCCGGAATCGAGTGGGACCTCACCCAGGCCAGCCCGGCCGAGCTCGACCAGATCGCCGCCTGGATCGCGGTGTACAAGGAGCGACGCGCGCTGCTGCACAGCGGGGTCGTGGTGCACACCGACGGGTCCGACCCGGCGATCGAACTGCACGGCGTCGTGGCGGCGGATGCGTCCTCCGCGGTGTTCGCGCAGGTCGCGTTGGCCGCCCCCCGGGCCGCGCTGCCCGCGCCGATCCGGTTCGCCGGGCTCGACCCCGAGCGGCGCTACCGGGTGCAGGCGTTGCTCGTGGGCCCGGCTCCACACGCCATGCAGACCGTGCCGCCGGCCTGGCTGGCCCAGGGCGCAGCCGAGCTGGTGCTCACCGGCGCTGTGCTGAGCCGGGTAGGCCTTCCCGCCCCGCTGCTCACCCCCGAGCAGGCCGCCCTGTTCACCCTTGATGCGGTCTGA
- a CDS encoding NmrA family NAD(P)-binding protein, translating to MTDARTAPAPRRPGGVLVTGASGTIGRAVVDALLEAGESVVAGMRDPRAWIADGARRASGVSVRSEAGGSGFGAGVPGGGAGSRAGGARADGAGPGRPLGKPLRAPNQKPLQNPTRKPGAGAAAAAPSGRAGALAAAGHPAHTVSAASPAGASAATVRAFDFADRGTWSSALGGVDRVFLMLPPTIGEVGRTLIPFIDTAMENGVRQIVFLSPQGVPLQARSPQHDVERYLKRTRAPYTVLRPNVLLQSLSTGFRDDIRRRRELAVPAAAARVAFVDGRDVARVAARVLGEPGHLRKTYALSGEQALGYAQLASLLTEVLDRPIRYSATNEPDFERRMAEQGATPNEIARQSAVFRAVRLRALSLPNRNIRRLTGLPATTVRRFIEDHRDSWL from the coding sequence ATGACCGACGCCCGCACCGCACCCGCGCCGCGCCGACCCGGGGGCGTCCTGGTCACCGGGGCCTCCGGCACCATCGGCCGGGCCGTCGTCGACGCCCTCCTCGAGGCCGGTGAGTCCGTGGTGGCCGGGATGCGCGACCCGCGCGCCTGGATCGCCGACGGCGCTCGACGCGCCAGCGGTGTCTCCGTCCGGAGTGAGGCCGGCGGCAGCGGATTCGGCGCGGGTGTGCCCGGCGGTGGCGCCGGCAGCAGAGCCGGCGGCGCACGCGCGGACGGCGCCGGCCCGGGCCGGCCGCTCGGGAAACCGCTCCGAGCGCCCAACCAGAAGCCCCTGCAGAACCCCACCCGCAAGCCCGGTGCCGGGGCCGCCGCCGCCGCCCCGAGCGGACGGGCGGGGGCGCTCGCCGCGGCCGGGCATCCGGCTCATACCGTCTCAGCCGCCTCGCCGGCCGGAGCTTCGGCGGCAACCGTGCGGGCCTTCGACTTCGCCGACCGAGGCACCTGGTCGAGCGCGCTCGGAGGGGTCGACCGGGTGTTCCTGATGCTGCCGCCGACCATCGGCGAGGTGGGTCGCACGCTGATTCCCTTCATCGACACGGCCATGGAGAACGGGGTGCGCCAGATCGTGTTCCTGTCGCCACAGGGCGTGCCACTGCAGGCCCGCTCGCCGCAGCACGACGTTGAGCGCTACCTCAAACGCACCCGCGCGCCCTATACGGTGCTGCGGCCGAACGTTCTGCTGCAGAGCCTGAGCACCGGCTTCCGGGACGACATTCGCCGGCGCCGCGAGCTCGCCGTACCGGCCGCCGCCGCCCGGGTGGCGTTCGTGGACGGGCGGGATGTGGCTCGGGTCGCCGCGCGGGTGCTCGGTGAGCCCGGACATCTGCGGAAGACCTACGCCCTCTCTGGCGAGCAGGCGCTGGGGTACGCACAGCTTGCGTCGCTGCTCACCGAGGTACTCGACCGGCCGATACGGTACTCGGCGACGAACGAGCCCGACTTCGAGCGGCGGATGGCCGAGCAGGGTGCCACTCCGAACGAAATCGCCCGGCAGTCGGCAGTATTCCGAGCGGTGCGGCTGCGGGCGTTGAGCCTGCCGAACCGCAACATCCGCCGGCTGACCGGCCTGCCCGCCACAACCGTGCGCCGCTTCATCGAGGACCACCGCGACTCCTGGCTGTGA
- a CDS encoding sensor histidine kinase → MAEPTAERHPAQAPSRAVSAPDRPTSAAPDRPDRRRSLRGRITVVATAVVGVTLVVGALVFVLVLRGVLLEEVHAAVDRDLEQIELELAAGGTVTGLDPDDDDVLFQVTDANGALIAGSEALEGRLLGVTDTTDGQVIRVADEDADYLVVVETIDGDITVVAGHSLDNVDESVNTVGALLAGAVPLLIGIVALLSWIVVGRALAPVERMRREVDEVTATSLDLRVADSGRYDEIARLATTMNNMLDRLDGSQRMQRQFISDASHELRSPLASLRQYAEVARSHPDRMSLEDLSEAVLDEGARLERLVQGMLLLAQVTERSLLATGRAVDLDDLVLAEARRLRDSMALTVDATHVGPARVHGDQNLLGQVVRNLVDNAAQHASAQVTLALQLQAGEAVLVVEDDGHGVPAAERERVFERFVRLDESRARASGGTGLGLAIVRETVQAHGGSVRVGASDLGGARFEVRLPAHDDTPDDA, encoded by the coding sequence GTGGCTGAGCCGACGGCCGAACGCCATCCTGCACAAGCGCCCTCCCGGGCCGTGTCGGCGCCCGACCGGCCTACCTCGGCGGCACCCGACCGGCCGGATCGCCGCCGGTCGCTGCGCGGGCGCATCACCGTGGTGGCGACCGCCGTCGTCGGCGTCACCCTCGTGGTGGGTGCTCTGGTCTTCGTGCTCGTGCTGCGCGGCGTTCTGCTCGAGGAGGTGCACGCCGCAGTGGACCGCGACCTCGAGCAGATCGAGCTCGAACTCGCCGCCGGCGGTACCGTCACCGGGCTCGACCCCGACGATGACGACGTGCTCTTCCAGGTGACCGACGCGAACGGCGCTCTCATCGCCGGCAGCGAGGCGCTCGAAGGCCGGCTGCTGGGCGTCACCGATACCACCGACGGCCAGGTCATCCGGGTTGCCGACGAAGACGCCGACTACCTGGTCGTGGTCGAGACGATCGACGGCGACATCACCGTCGTCGCCGGCCACTCCCTCGACAACGTCGACGAATCGGTGAACACCGTCGGAGCGCTCCTTGCGGGCGCCGTTCCCCTCCTGATCGGCATCGTCGCCCTGCTCAGCTGGATCGTGGTCGGGCGTGCGTTGGCCCCCGTCGAACGGATGCGCCGCGAAGTCGACGAGGTCACCGCCACCAGCCTCGACCTGCGTGTGGCCGACTCCGGCCGGTACGACGAGATCGCCCGGCTCGCCACGACCATGAACAACATGCTCGACAGGCTCGACGGGTCGCAGCGAATGCAACGCCAGTTCATTTCGGATGCGTCGCACGAGTTGCGCTCCCCACTCGCGTCACTGCGCCAGTACGCCGAGGTGGCCCGCTCGCATCCCGACCGGATGAGCCTCGAGGACCTCTCGGAGGCCGTGCTCGACGAGGGCGCCCGGCTGGAACGCCTCGTGCAGGGCATGTTGTTGCTCGCCCAGGTGACGGAGCGGTCGCTGCTGGCCACGGGCCGGGCCGTCGACCTCGACGACCTCGTGCTCGCCGAGGCCCGGCGACTGCGCGACAGCATGGCGCTCACCGTCGACGCCACCCACGTGGGTCCCGCCCGGGTGCACGGTGATCAGAATCTGCTCGGCCAGGTGGTGCGCAACCTGGTGGACAACGCGGCCCAGCACGCCTCCGCCCAGGTCACTCTGGCTCTGCAGCTGCAGGCCGGCGAGGCCGTGCTGGTGGTGGAGGACGACGGCCACGGGGTGCCGGCCGCCGAGCGCGAGCGGGTCTTCGAGCGGTTCGTGCGCCTCGACGAGTCGCGAGCCCGCGCATCCGGCGGCACCGGCCTGGGCTTGGCGATCGTGCGGGAAACCGTGCAGGCCCATGGCGGCTCGGTGCGGGTCGGCGCAAGCGACCTCGGCGGCGCCCGCTTCGAGGTGCGGTTGCCGGCGCACGACGACACCCCCGACGACGCCTGA
- a CDS encoding response regulator transcription factor, translated as MRVLVVEDEVRLATGLKRGLEAEGFAVDVAGTGPDGLWLARENEYAVILLDIMLPGLSGYRVCETLRAEQNWTPILMLTAKDGEWDQIEALDTGADDYLTKPFSSAVLLARMRALIRRGTTARPTVLRAGDLHLDPATRRVSRGDIVVDITSREFAVLEYLMRNRGSVVSKRDVLDNVWDFDFEGDPNIVEVYVRHLRNKVDRPFDRAAIETLRGAGYRLAADGG; from the coding sequence ATGCGAGTGCTGGTGGTGGAAGACGAGGTGCGGCTGGCGACCGGGCTCAAGCGCGGCCTCGAGGCCGAGGGCTTCGCGGTCGACGTGGCCGGCACCGGGCCCGACGGGCTCTGGCTGGCCCGGGAGAACGAGTACGCCGTGATCCTGCTCGACATCATGCTGCCGGGGCTCAGCGGCTACCGGGTCTGCGAGACCCTGCGCGCCGAACAGAACTGGACCCCGATCCTCATGCTCACCGCCAAGGACGGCGAGTGGGACCAGATCGAGGCGCTCGACACCGGCGCCGACGACTACCTCACCAAACCGTTCTCCTCCGCTGTGCTCCTGGCCCGGATGCGCGCGCTGATCCGTCGCGGCACCACCGCGCGGCCGACCGTGCTGCGAGCCGGCGACCTGCACCTCGACCCGGCCACCCGCCGCGTCAGTCGCGGGGACATCGTTGTCGACATCACCTCCCGGGAGTTCGCCGTGCTCGAGTATCTGATGCGTAACCGGGGCTCCGTGGTGTCCAAACGGGACGTGCTCGACAACGTCTGGGATTTCGATTTCGAGGGCGACCCCAACATCGTGGAGGTGTACGTGCGGCACCTGCGCAACAAGGTGGACCGGCCGTTCGACCGGGCCGCGATCGAGACCTTGCGCGGGGCCGGCTACAGGTTGGCGGCCGACGGTGGCTGA
- a CDS encoding MFS transporter, with the protein MSPRAGRGRSGPGPVGGAASVGGGLVGGADSGAGPVSVGGAASVNGAGSTDAAGVQAAGRGPSLGEQTLLLCCLIGATQMTWGTIVPALPLYVDRFGATALVLGPIIAAFGFGRVLANIPAGILLRWWKPRPYLWAVSLLLVVVTGLTGLAPGADWLIGARVFAGVLGGAAITIGFAILVSGAPPARRGRVMATVTAVQMSAGAIGSFLGGLVLTWFPLEVVFLVASVPLALVLAWDAVRPAAHYWLPRGRSAKPADAPRPLVEPPKTPHQVHFDKLSTASTSSTDETAEPHKPGATDEMVATHTRAASLEAGATPTVVEPVETPRAIPASRPAASETSPAAPNYIGVGVAAIVIALALSSFATFFARFGGEQGLVPVAAYDTGGLTPLTLGVALAAATLLSLAALPVVGSLIDRGYRLAVLVPGVIASAAALLIFPVANGPWLFALAIVLYGLATSVAGIVPTVLMSEAVPARQSGLVVGITRTAGDLGAVAGPLVALAVYDSNGLWPAILVIVALLLLANLSLARLLVRTRRHRT; encoded by the coding sequence GTGAGCCCCCGCGCGGGCCGGGGCCGCTCGGGCCCCGGCCCGGTCGGCGGCGCAGCCTCCGTCGGCGGCGGCTTGGTCGGCGGCGCAGACTCCGGCGCTGGCCCCGTCTCCGTCGGCGGCGCAGCCTCCGTGAACGGCGCCGGTTCGACGGATGCTGCGGGCGTCCAGGCCGCCGGCCGGGGCCCCTCGCTCGGCGAGCAGACCCTGCTGCTGTGCTGCCTGATCGGCGCCACCCAGATGACCTGGGGCACCATCGTGCCCGCGCTGCCGCTCTATGTGGACCGCTTCGGAGCGACCGCCCTGGTGCTCGGCCCGATCATCGCCGCGTTCGGTTTCGGACGGGTGCTGGCCAACATTCCCGCGGGCATCCTGCTGCGCTGGTGGAAGCCGCGGCCCTACCTGTGGGCGGTGAGCCTGCTTCTCGTGGTGGTGACCGGCCTCACCGGGCTGGCCCCCGGCGCCGACTGGTTGATCGGTGCCCGGGTGTTTGCCGGGGTGCTCGGCGGCGCCGCGATCACCATCGGCTTCGCGATCCTCGTCTCCGGAGCCCCGCCCGCCCGGCGCGGCCGGGTGATGGCCACGGTCACCGCGGTGCAGATGTCGGCCGGGGCGATCGGGTCGTTCCTCGGCGGGCTGGTGCTCACCTGGTTCCCGCTCGAGGTGGTGTTCCTGGTCGCCAGCGTGCCCCTCGCACTTGTTCTCGCCTGGGACGCCGTGCGCCCCGCCGCGCACTACTGGCTCCCCCGCGGCCGCTCCGCGAAGCCGGCGGATGCACCCCGCCCGCTGGTCGAGCCTCCAAAGACACCTCACCAGGTCCACTTCGACAAGCTCAGTACGGCGTCGACAAGCTCGACCGACGAGACGGCCGAGCCCCACAAACCAGGCGCGACCGACGAGATGGTCGCGACCCACACGCGGGCCGCGTCACTCGAGGCCGGCGCGACCCCGACGGTGGTCGAGCCTGTCGAGACCCCGCGGGCCATTCCCGCGTCGCGCCCCGCGGCATCCGAAACCAGCCCCGCGGCGCCCAACTACATCGGCGTCGGCGTCGCCGCGATCGTCATCGCGCTGGCGCTGAGCTCCTTCGCCACCTTCTTCGCCCGGTTCGGCGGCGAGCAGGGGCTCGTGCCGGTGGCGGCCTATGACACCGGCGGTCTCACTCCGCTCACGCTCGGCGTGGCGCTGGCCGCGGCCACTCTGCTGTCCCTGGCCGCGCTGCCCGTGGTGGGCTCGCTCATCGACCGCGGATACCGGCTCGCCGTGCTCGTGCCCGGGGTGATCGCCTCGGCCGCCGCGCTGCTGATCTTCCCGGTCGCCAACGGGCCGTGGCTGTTCGCCCTGGCGATCGTGCTCTACGGCCTGGCCACCAGCGTGGCCGGTATCGTGCCGACGGTGCTCATGAGCGAGGCGGTGCCGGCCCGGCAGAGCGGACTGGTGGTGGGCATCACCCGTACCGCCGGCGACCTCGGCGCGGTCGCGGGGCCGCTCGTGGCCCTGGCGGTCTACGACTCGAACGGGCTCTGGCCGGCGATCCTCGTGATCGTGGCGCTGCTCCTCCTGGCCAACCTGTCGCTGGCCCGGCTGCTCGTGCGCACCCGCCGGCACCGGACGTAG
- a CDS encoding NtaA/DmoA family FMN-dependent monooxygenase (This protein belongs to a clade of FMN-dependent monooxygenases, within a broader family of flavin-dependent oxidoreductases, the luciferase-like monooxygenase (LMM) family, some of whose members use coenzyme F420 rather than FMN.), which translates to MTAPEQDPKHLHLAFDLSFTHSEGRWARPGSWTGRTFPDVKMFQELAITAERGGIDMLFFGDGTGLPDTWRGSPDAAVEWGVQWPRHDMSPFIAAMSAVTRNIGFGLTYSSTFMHPFYVARLLNSLDHVTGGRIAFNVVASTRRADAANYGFDELLEHSKRYERMDEFISVCQQLWDSVEPDAIVMDRETGRFADPGKVHAIGHHGDFFDVQGPLTSVPSPQGHPVLVQAGNSPQGIATSAKFADLIFGFGGNLAGQQRHRSQLDVQLAANGRNPADVGILWATQLVIGRTEDEATARKKEMLEYWGDEAVGAYLSYNAGYDFSTVGDTIVLGELQAEIVAGHASPSGFVGQLVQELGADHSLSRTEFFERGWEHAVGYNQTLSGTASQLADQLEENFAATGSRGGYMIGNPLSMPASYTDIIDLLVPELRRRGTMGAAYPGSTLRANLAS; encoded by the coding sequence ATGACCGCGCCCGAGCAGGACCCGAAACACCTGCACCTGGCCTTCGACCTGTCGTTCACGCACTCGGAGGGCCGCTGGGCCCGGCCGGGTTCCTGGACCGGCCGCACCTTTCCCGACGTCAAGATGTTCCAGGAACTCGCGATCACGGCCGAGCGTGGCGGCATCGACATGCTCTTCTTCGGCGACGGCACCGGCCTCCCCGACACCTGGCGCGGCTCCCCCGACGCCGCCGTCGAGTGGGGCGTGCAGTGGCCGCGGCACGACATGAGCCCGTTCATCGCCGCGATGAGCGCCGTGACCCGGAACATCGGCTTCGGACTGACGTATTCCTCCACGTTCATGCATCCGTTCTATGTGGCCCGGCTGCTCAATTCGCTCGACCACGTCACCGGCGGACGCATCGCGTTCAACGTCGTGGCGTCGACCCGGCGAGCGGATGCGGCCAACTACGGCTTCGACGAGCTGCTCGAGCACAGCAAGCGGTACGAGCGCATGGACGAGTTCATTTCGGTGTGCCAGCAGCTCTGGGACTCGGTGGAGCCCGATGCGATCGTGATGGACCGGGAGACCGGCCGGTTCGCCGACCCCGGCAAGGTGCACGCCATCGGGCACCACGGCGACTTCTTCGACGTGCAGGGGCCGCTCACCAGCGTGCCCAGCCCGCAGGGGCACCCGGTGCTCGTGCAGGCCGGCAACTCGCCGCAGGGCATTGCCACGAGCGCTAAGTTCGCCGACCTGATCTTCGGGTTCGGCGGCAACCTGGCCGGCCAGCAGCGGCACCGGTCGCAGCTCGACGTGCAGCTCGCCGCCAACGGGCGCAACCCCGCCGACGTCGGCATCCTCTGGGCCACCCAGCTGGTGATCGGCCGCACCGAAGACGAGGCCACCGCCCGCAAGAAGGAGATGCTCGAGTACTGGGGCGACGAAGCTGTGGGCGCGTATCTCTCCTACAACGCCGGCTACGACTTCTCGACCGTGGGCGACACCATCGTGCTCGGGGAGCTGCAGGCCGAGATCGTGGCCGGCCACGCGTCCCCGTCGGGGTTCGTCGGGCAACTCGTGCAGGAGCTCGGCGCCGACCACTCGCTCTCTCGCACCGAGTTCTTCGAGCGCGGCTGGGAGCACGCGGTGGGCTACAACCAGACCCTCAGCGGCACCGCGTCGCAGCTGGCGGACCAGCTCGAGGAGAACTTCGCGGCCACCGGCTCCCGCGGCGGCTACATGATCGGCAACCCGCTGAGCATGCCCGCCTCGTACACCGACATCATCGACCTGCTGGTGCCGGAGCTCCGCCGCCGCGGCACGATGGGTGCGGCGTACCCCGGCTCGACGCTGCGCGCCAACCTGGCGTCGTGA
- a CDS encoding cysteine hydrolase family protein, producing MTPDDAFVGLSNRSGALLVVDVQRSFADLGYLADYGLDTAAEDSIAAAIRSTAGLVDAARAAGVPVVWIELASDPDRLWGASNWLRGRGFDEPMDDTEPCVIGTPGADWYGLEPAAGEPRVQKRHYSGFQGTELHALLQGLGVVWVAVAGLTTECCIAATATDAFQLDYPVLIPSDATAAYEVRVHENALEILALTTAHVVTSDELAGFFPAPAADATAHGVPAASVLTGSAVSA from the coding sequence GTGACCCCCGACGACGCCTTCGTGGGCCTGTCCAACCGGTCCGGCGCCCTGCTCGTCGTGGACGTGCAGCGCTCCTTCGCCGACCTGGGCTACCTCGCCGACTACGGCCTCGACACCGCGGCCGAGGACTCCATCGCCGCGGCCATCCGCAGCACCGCGGGCCTCGTCGACGCCGCCCGCGCGGCGGGCGTGCCCGTGGTCTGGATCGAGCTGGCCTCGGACCCGGACCGGCTCTGGGGCGCCAGCAACTGGTTGCGCGGCCGCGGCTTCGATGAGCCGATGGACGACACCGAACCCTGCGTGATCGGCACGCCCGGCGCCGACTGGTACGGCCTGGAGCCGGCCGCCGGCGAACCGCGCGTTCAGAAACGGCACTACAGCGGCTTCCAGGGCACCGAGCTGCACGCCCTGTTGCAGGGCCTCGGCGTGGTGTGGGTGGCGGTGGCCGGTCTCACCACCGAGTGCTGCATCGCCGCGACCGCCACGGACGCGTTCCAGCTGGACTACCCGGTGCTGATCCCCAGCGACGCCACCGCCGCGTATGAGGTGCGGGTGCACGAGAACGCGCTCGAGATCCTGGCGCTGACCACGGCGCACGTGGTGACGAGCGACGAGCTGGCCGGGTTCTTCCCCGCGCCGGCTGCGGATGCGACGGCGCACGGCGTGCCCGCGGCATCCGTTCTGACCGGTTCGGCGGTGTCGGCATGA
- a CDS encoding LLM class flavin-dependent oxidoreductase: MSAREYGVFLPIGNGGWLVSTTAPHPDGSYEYNKTTAVLAEQAGLDFVMSMAKWRGFGGSTDHWGNTLESMTMMAGLAEATEKVKIWATVHANIHSPAIAAKMFVTLDQISNGRAGMNIVSGSYADEFEQMGLWDATMSKEARYQMVEDWTRAVTRLWTEDSVTMQSDTFTLTDCVSRPHPRVQPTLISAGRSPRGRKFQAELCDGAFLSGDTMEELRESSRDVHDQAAALNRSVKTYAMLTVVMGDTDADAQRRVDVIGAGVDVEALANMRVSWGMPRDRATSWTESATGQDAFQTPYVVGSPDTVLGHINTVVEGAELDGLMLIFPDYHADLPAFGEAVLPTLRAQDAARQTSGLVTS; this comes from the coding sequence ATGTCAGCACGCGAGTACGGCGTCTTCCTCCCGATCGGCAACGGCGGGTGGCTGGTGTCCACCACCGCGCCGCACCCAGACGGCAGCTACGAGTACAACAAGACCACCGCGGTGCTCGCCGAGCAGGCCGGCCTCGACTTCGTCATGTCGATGGCCAAGTGGCGCGGCTTCGGCGGCTCGACCGACCACTGGGGCAACACCCTCGAGTCGATGACCATGATGGCGGGCCTGGCCGAGGCCACCGAAAAGGTGAAGATCTGGGCCACCGTACACGCCAACATCCACAGCCCCGCCATCGCCGCGAAGATGTTCGTGACCCTCGACCAGATCTCGAACGGCCGCGCCGGCATGAACATCGTCTCCGGCTCCTACGCCGACGAGTTCGAGCAGATGGGCCTCTGGGACGCGACCATGTCGAAGGAGGCCCGTTACCAGATGGTGGAGGACTGGACCCGGGCCGTCACCCGGCTCTGGACCGAGGACTCCGTGACCATGCAGAGCGACACCTTCACCCTCACCGACTGCGTCTCCCGGCCGCACCCGCGCGTGCAGCCCACCCTGATCAGCGCCGGCCGCTCGCCGCGCGGACGCAAGTTCCAGGCCGAACTCTGCGACGGCGCGTTCCTCTCCGGCGACACCATGGAGGAGCTGCGCGAGTCCTCCCGCGACGTACACGACCAGGCCGCGGCGCTCAATCGTTCCGTGAAGACCTACGCTATGCTCACCGTGGTGATGGGCGACACGGATGCCGACGCCCAGCGACGTGTCGACGTGATCGGCGCCGGCGTCGACGTGGAGGCCCTGGCCAACATGCGGGTCTCCTGGGGCATGCCGCGCGATCGCGCGACCTCCTGGACCGAGTCCGCCACCGGGCAGGACGCCTTCCAGACCCCCTACGTGGTCGGCTCACCCGACACCGTGCTGGGCCACATCAACACCGTCGTCGAGGGGGCCGAACTCGATGGCCTGATGCTCATCTTCCCCGATTACCACGCCGATCTGCCCGCCTTCGGCGAGGCCGTGCTGCCCACCCTCCGGGCCCAGGATGCCGCTCGCCAGACGAGCGGACTGGTCACCTCGTGA